A window of the Streptomyces griseochromogenes genome harbors these coding sequences:
- a CDS encoding YlxR family protein, which yields MSGRTRARACPERTCVGCRQRAAKDDLLRTVADQEQCVPDPRGTLPGRGAYVHPDPVCLDQAVRRRAFPRALRVPGPLDIKALRQYVEQTDSC from the coding sequence GTGTCTGGCCGGACGCGTGCCCGCGCATGCCCTGAGCGCACCTGTGTGGGGTGCAGGCAGCGAGCGGCCAAGGACGATCTGCTGCGCACCGTGGCGGATCAGGAGCAATGTGTTCCCGATCCTCGCGGTACGCTGCCCGGCCGGGGTGCGTATGTACACCCCGACCCGGTCTGTCTCGACCAGGCGGTGCGCCGCCGGGCGTTTCCTCGGGCGCTACGCGTCCCCGGGCCGCTCGACATAAAGGCGTTGCGTCAGTACGTCGAGCAGACGGACAGTTGCTGA
- the infB gene encoding translation initiation factor IF-2, translating into MAKVRVYELAKEFGVESKVVMAKLQELGEFVRSASSTIEAPVVRKLTDAFQGGSGKSAGKPAPRKAAPKPAAPSPAQAARPAAPKPAAPKPPTAQQPAAPSAPVAPSAPAPTPGPRPVPGPKPAPRPAPAAPEFTAPPAAPAAQAPQAPAAQGPRPGARPGAPKPGGRPSGPGQGQARPGQGAPRPGGQAPRPGARPAGPRPGNNPFTSGGSTGMARPQAPRPQGGPRPGGHGGPGGPGGGPRPQAPGAQGGGPRPQAPGGHGGGSGRPSPAGMPRPQGGPRPGPAGPRPNPGMMPQRPAAGPRPGGGGPGGRGPGGGGRPGGGGGRPGGGGFARPGGGGGGFAGRPGGPGGGGGGGGFAGRPGGPGGGGGGGRPGFGGRPGGPGGRGGTQGAFGRPGGPARRGRKSKRQRRQEYEAMQAPSVGGVMLPRGNGETIRLSRGASLTDFAEKINANPASLVAVMMNLGEMVTATQSVSDETLQLLAGEMNYEVQIVSPEEEDRELLESFDIEFGEDEGDEEDLVVRPPVVTVMGHVDHGKTRLLDAIRKTNVIAGEAGGITQHIGAYQVSTEVNDEERRITFIDTPGHEAFTAMRARGAKSTDIAILVVAANDGVMPQTVEALNHAKAADVPIVVAVNKIDVEGADPTKVRGQLTEYGLVAEEYGGDTMFVDISAKQGLHIDSLLEAVVLTADASLDLRANPAQDAQGISIESRLDRGRGAVATVLVQRGTLRVGDTMVVGDAYGRVRAMLDDNGNNVAEAGPSTPVQVLGLTNVPGAGDNFLVVEEDRTARQIAEKRAARERNAAFAKRTRRVSLEDLDKVLKAGEIQQLNLIIKGDASGSVEALESSLLQLDVGEEVDIRVLHRGVGAVTESDIDLAMGSDAIVIGFNVRAAGRAAQMAEREGVDVRYYSVIYQAIEEIEAALKGMLKPEYEEVELGTAEIREVFKSSKLGNIAGVLIRSGEVKRNTKARLIRDGKVVAENLNIEGLRRFKDDVTEIREGYEGGINLGNFNDIKVDDVIATYEMREKPRA; encoded by the coding sequence GTGGCTAAGGTCCGGGTCTACGAACTCGCCAAGGAGTTCGGCGTTGAGAGCAAGGTCGTCATGGCCAAGCTCCAGGAACTCGGTGAATTCGTCCGTTCGGCGTCTTCGACGATCGAAGCGCCTGTTGTACGCAAGCTGACCGACGCCTTCCAGGGTGGCTCCGGCAAGTCCGCCGGCAAGCCCGCCCCGCGCAAGGCCGCCCCCAAGCCCGCCGCGCCTTCTCCGGCGCAGGCGGCCCGTCCGGCTGCCCCGAAGCCGGCGGCCCCCAAGCCTCCGACGGCTCAGCAGCCCGCTGCTCCGTCGGCCCCCGTGGCCCCGTCGGCCCCCGCGCCGACGCCGGGTCCGCGTCCGGTTCCGGGCCCGAAGCCCGCGCCGCGTCCGGCTCCGGCCGCCCCGGAGTTCACCGCTCCGCCGGCCGCTCCGGCCGCGCAGGCCCCGCAGGCTCCGGCCGCGCAGGGTCCGCGTCCCGGCGCCCGCCCCGGTGCTCCGAAGCCCGGCGGGCGTCCGTCCGGTCCCGGCCAGGGCCAGGCCCGTCCGGGCCAGGGTGCCCCGCGTCCCGGTGGCCAGGCTCCGCGTCCCGGTGCCCGTCCGGCCGGTCCGCGTCCGGGTAACAACCCCTTCACCTCCGGTGGCTCCACCGGCATGGCCCGCCCGCAGGCCCCGCGTCCGCAGGGCGGACCCCGGCCGGGCGGCCACGGCGGCCCCGGTGGTCCCGGTGGCGGTCCCCGTCCGCAGGCGCCCGGCGCCCAGGGCGGCGGTCCGCGTCCGCAGGCTCCGGGCGGACACGGCGGCGGCTCCGGCCGTCCGTCCCCGGCCGGCATGCCCCGTCCGCAGGGCGGTCCGCGTCCCGGCCCGGCCGGTCCGCGTCCGAACCCCGGCATGATGCCGCAGCGTCCCGCTGCCGGCCCGCGTCCCGGTGGCGGTGGCCCCGGTGGCCGCGGTCCCGGCGGTGGCGGTCGTCCCGGTGGCGGCGGCGGTCGTCCCGGTGGCGGCGGCTTCGCCCGTCCCGGTGGCGGCGGTGGCGGCTTCGCCGGTCGTCCCGGTGGTCCCGGTGGCGGCGGCGGTGGCGGCGGTTTCGCCGGTCGTCCCGGTGGTCCCGGTGGCGGTGGCGGCGGTGGCCGTCCCGGCTTCGGTGGCCGTCCCGGTGGTCCCGGTGGCCGCGGTGGCACGCAGGGCGCCTTCGGCCGTCCCGGCGGTCCCGCGCGTCGCGGTCGCAAGTCGAAGCGGCAGAGGCGCCAGGAGTACGAGGCCATGCAGGCCCCGAGCGTCGGCGGCGTGATGCTGCCGCGCGGCAACGGCGAGACCATCCGTCTCTCCCGCGGCGCGTCGCTCACCGACTTCGCGGAGAAGATCAACGCCAACCCGGCGTCCCTCGTCGCGGTCATGATGAACCTCGGCGAGATGGTCACGGCCACGCAGTCCGTCTCCGACGAGACGCTGCAGCTCCTCGCGGGCGAGATGAACTACGAGGTTCAGATCGTCAGCCCCGAGGAGGAGGACCGCGAGCTGCTCGAGTCCTTCGACATCGAGTTCGGCGAGGACGAGGGCGACGAGGAGGACCTGGTGGTCCGTCCGCCGGTCGTCACCGTCATGGGTCACGTCGACCACGGTAAGACCCGACTCCTCGACGCCATCCGCAAGACGAACGTCATCGCGGGCGAGGCCGGCGGCATCACCCAGCACATCGGTGCCTACCAGGTCTCGACCGAGGTCAACGACGAAGAGCGCAGGATCACCTTCATCGACACCCCGGGTCACGAGGCGTTCACCGCCATGCGTGCCCGTGGTGCGAAGTCGACCGACATCGCGATCCTGGTCGTCGCGGCCAACGACGGCGTCATGCCGCAGACGGTCGAGGCGCTCAACCACGCCAAGGCGGCCGACGTCCCGATCGTCGTCGCGGTCAACAAGATCGACGTCGAGGGCGCGGACCCGACCAAGGTGCGCGGTCAGCTGACCGAGTACGGCCTGGTGGCCGAGGAGTACGGCGGCGACACCATGTTCGTCGACATCTCCGCCAAGCAGGGTCTGCACATCGACAGCCTCCTCGAGGCCGTCGTCCTCACCGCCGACGCCTCGCTCGACCTGCGGGCCAACCCGGCCCAGGACGCGCAGGGCATCTCGATCGAGTCCCGTCTCGACCGCGGCCGTGGTGCCGTGGCTACGGTCCTCGTCCAGCGAGGCACGCTGCGGGTCGGCGACACGATGGTCGTGGGCGACGCCTACGGCCGAGTGCGCGCCATGCTCGACGACAACGGCAACAACGTCGCCGAGGCCGGCCCGTCGACGCCGGTCCAGGTCCTGGGCCTGACCAACGTCCCGGGTGCGGGCGACAACTTCCTGGTGGTCGAAGAGGACCGTACGGCCCGTCAGATCGCCGAGAAGCGCGCCGCCCGCGAGCGCAACGCCGCGTTCGCCAAGCGCACGCGCCGCGTGTCGCTGGAGGACCTGGACAAGGTGCTCAAGGCCGGCGAGATCCAGCAGCTGAACCTGATCATCAAGGGTGACGCCTCTGGTTCCGTCGAGGCCCTCGAGTCCTCCCTGCTCCAGCTGGACGTCGGCGAAGAGGTCGACATCCGCGTCCTGCACCGCGGTGTCGGTGCGGTCACGGAGTCCGACATCGACCTGGCGATGGGCTCCGACGCCATCGTGATCGGCTTCAACGTCCGCGCGGCCGGCCGCGCGGCGCAGATGGCCGAGCGCGAGGGTGTGGACGTCCGGTACTACTCGGTCATCTACCAGGCGATCGAAGAGATCGAGGCGGCCCTCAAGGGCATGCTCAAGCCGGAGTACGAAGAGGTCGAGCTCGGCACGGCGGAGATCCGCGAGGTCTTCAAGTCGTCCAAGCTGGGCAACATCGCCGGTGTCCTCATCCGCTCGGGCGAGGTCAAGCGCAACACCAAGGCGCGCCTCATCCGCGACGGCAAGGTGGTCGCGGAGAACCTCAACATCGAGGGCCTGCGTCGCTTCAAGGACGACGTCACCGAGATCCGCGAAGGCTACGAGGGTGGTATCAACCTCGGAAACTTCAACGACATCAAGGTCGACGACGTCATCGCGACGTACGAGATGCGGGAGAAGCCGCGGGCGTAA
- a CDS encoding DUF503 domain-containing protein: MYVGTLSFDLLLGDVHSLKEKRSVVRPIVAELQRKYAVSAAEVDHMDLHRRTIIGLAMVSGDAAHLTDVLDRCERLVAGRPEVELLSVRRRFHGDDD, from the coding sequence ATGTACGTGGGGACTCTGTCCTTCGACCTCCTCCTCGGCGACGTCCACTCGCTGAAGGAGAAGCGCTCCGTCGTCCGCCCGATCGTCGCCGAACTCCAGCGGAAGTACGCCGTGAGCGCGGCCGAGGTGGACCACATGGACCTCCACCGGCGAACGATCATCGGCCTGGCCATGGTCTCCGGCGACGCGGCGCACCTCACCGACGTACTGGACCGGTGCGAACGGCTGGTCGCCGGCCGCCCCGAAGTGGAGCTGCTGTCCGTACGACGGCGCTTCCACGGCGACGACGACTGA
- the rbfA gene encoding 30S ribosome-binding factor RbfA, translated as MADNARAKRLADLIREVVAQKLQRGIKDPRLGSHVTITDTRVTGDLREATVFYTVYGDDEERQAAAAGLESAKGILRSEVGRAAGVKFTPTLTFVADALPDTARTIEDLLDKARQSDAKVREASAGAAYAGGADPYRKPADDEAAETETDGDAAE; from the coding sequence GTGGCCGACAACGCGCGGGCGAAAAGGCTGGCGGACCTCATCCGGGAGGTGGTGGCCCAGAAGCTGCAGCGCGGGATCAAGGACCCGCGGCTCGGCTCGCACGTCACCATCACGGACACCCGGGTCACGGGTGACCTGCGGGAGGCGACCGTCTTCTACACGGTCTACGGGGACGACGAGGAGCGGCAGGCGGCGGCCGCCGGCCTGGAGAGCGCCAAGGGCATCCTGCGCTCCGAGGTCGGCCGCGCGGCCGGCGTGAAGTTCACGCCGACCCTCACCTTCGTCGCCGACGCCCTCCCCGACACCGCCCGGACCATCGAGGACCTCCTCGACAAGGCACGGCAGTCCGACGCGAAGGTCCGCGAGGCCTCCGCGGGTGCGGCGTACGCGGGCGGCGCGGACCCGTACCGCAAGCCGGCCGACGACGAGGCGGCCGAGACCGAGACGGACGGCGACGCCGCGGAATGA
- the truB gene encoding tRNA pseudouridine(55) synthase TruB encodes MTQKHTTPDGLVIVDKPSGFTSHDVVAKMRGIARTRRVGHAGTLDPMATGVLVLGVERATKLLGHLALTEKEYLGTVRLGQNTVTDDAEGEITSSTDASKVTRDAIDAGIAKLTGDIMQVPSKVSAIKIDGVRSYKRAREGEDFEIPARPVTVSAFTVYDVRDAVAEDGTAVLDLVVSVVCSSGTYIRALARDLGAGLGVGGHLTALRRTRVGPYKIDSAKTLDQLQAELTVMPIAEAAAAAFPRWDVDAKRSRLLLNGVRLEMPEEYAGAGAVAVFDPEGRFLALVEEHKGKAKSLAVFG; translated from the coding sequence ATGACCCAGAAGCACACCACGCCCGACGGCCTCGTCATCGTCGACAAGCCGTCGGGCTTCACTTCGCACGACGTGGTCGCCAAGATGCGCGGCATCGCGCGCACCCGCCGCGTCGGCCACGCCGGCACCCTCGACCCGATGGCGACCGGCGTCCTCGTTCTCGGGGTGGAGCGCGCCACCAAGCTCCTCGGGCATCTCGCCCTGACCGAGAAGGAGTACCTGGGCACCGTCCGGCTCGGCCAGAACACCGTCACCGACGACGCCGAGGGGGAGATCACCTCCTCCACCGACGCGTCCAAGGTGACCCGGGACGCCATCGACGCCGGCATCGCCAAGCTGACCGGCGACATCATGCAGGTCCCGTCCAAGGTCAGTGCCATCAAGATCGACGGCGTGCGGTCGTACAAGCGGGCCCGCGAGGGCGAGGACTTCGAGATCCCCGCCCGGCCGGTGACCGTCTCCGCCTTCACCGTGTACGACGTGCGGGACGCCGTCGCCGAGGACGGCACCGCCGTGCTCGACCTGGTGGTCTCGGTGGTCTGCTCCTCCGGCACCTACATCCGTGCCCTCGCCCGCGACCTGGGCGCCGGCCTCGGCGTCGGCGGCCACCTCACCGCGCTGCGCCGCACCCGCGTCGGGCCGTACAAGATCGACTCCGCGAAGACGCTGGACCAGCTCCAGGCCGAGCTGACCGTCATGCCGATCGCCGAGGCAGCCGCGGCCGCGTTCCCCCGCTGGGACGTGGACGCCAAGCGCTCCCGGCTGCTACTCAACGGCGTCCGGCTGGAGATGCCCGAGGAGTACGCGGGGGCGGGTGCCGTCGCCGTCTTCGACCCCGAGGGCCGCTTCCTCGCACTGGTCGAGGAGCACAAGGGCAAGGCGAAGAGCCTGGCCGTCTTCGGCTGA